The following proteins come from a genomic window of Streptomyces sp. GS7:
- a CDS encoding ATP synthase F0 subunit B: MDVQKKLDDIVAAVGGARSVPMSASCVVNRAELLAMLEEVRTALPGSLAQAQELLGGREQMVEEARAEAERIIESAHAHRGSLISDTEVARQSQDEADRILAEARREAEEIRAQADDYVDSKLANFEVVLTKTIGSVDRGREKLLGLDPGSYGPDYDAQADAEAPERSSDPETLRRRADEYVDTKFGAFQAVLTKTLEAVGRGRDKLQGARAVDELGAHLAAQGDPQSATAPQADAEYLAGLAGIGAAGAGHDSAPQQHHEQQLHEQAQPVYYTDQAAAYQQPDVYAYQQQPEQVSYAQHQDPYAYDWQQAQQQTQQGYDPNTGYLPPQVPAQPQHTAQHPGALDETSLFDTSLINLDQLRQYEEGRQ, from the coding sequence GTGGACGTCCAGAAGAAGCTCGACGACATCGTCGCAGCCGTCGGCGGTGCCCGGTCCGTGCCCATGTCGGCCTCGTGCGTGGTCAACCGCGCCGAGCTGCTCGCCATGCTGGAGGAAGTGCGCACGGCCCTGCCCGGCTCCCTCGCGCAGGCCCAGGAACTGCTCGGCGGGCGCGAGCAGATGGTCGAGGAGGCGCGAGCCGAGGCGGAGCGGATCATCGAGTCCGCGCACGCCCACCGCGGTTCGCTGATCTCCGACACCGAGGTCGCCCGGCAGTCCCAGGACGAGGCGGACCGGATCCTGGCGGAGGCCCGCCGGGAGGCCGAGGAGATCCGCGCCCAGGCCGACGACTATGTGGACAGCAAGCTCGCGAACTTCGAGGTCGTCCTCACCAAGACCATCGGATCCGTCGACCGCGGCCGCGAGAAGCTGCTCGGCCTCGACCCGGGGTCCTACGGGCCGGACTACGACGCACAGGCGGACGCCGAGGCCCCCGAGCGCAGCTCCGACCCGGAGACCCTCAGGCGGCGCGCGGACGAGTACGTGGACACCAAGTTCGGCGCCTTCCAGGCCGTGCTGACCAAGACCCTCGAAGCGGTCGGCCGGGGCCGCGACAAGCTCCAGGGCGCCCGCGCCGTCGACGAGCTCGGCGCCCACCTGGCGGCCCAGGGCGACCCGCAGTCCGCCACCGCGCCGCAGGCCGACGCCGAGTACCTGGCCGGCCTGGCGGGCATCGGCGCCGCCGGCGCCGGTCACGACTCCGCACCCCAGCAGCACCATGAGCAGCAGCTCCACGAGCAGGCGCAGCCCGTCTACTACACCGACCAGGCCGCCGCCTACCAGCAGCCGGACGTCTACGCCTACCAGCAGCAGCCCGAGCAGGTCTCGTACGCCCAGCACCAGGACCCGTACGCCTACGACTGGCAGCAGGCCCAGCAGCAGACCCAGCAGGGCTACGACCCGAACACCGGCTACCTCCCGCCGCAGGTGCCCGCGCAGCCCCAGCACACCGCGCAGCACCCCGGCGCACTGGACGAGACCAGCCTCTTCGATACCAGCCTGATCAACCTCGACCAGCTGCGGCAGTACGAAGAGGGCCGCCAGTAG
- the coaD gene encoding pantetheine-phosphate adenylyltransferase has protein sequence MRRAVCPGSFDPITNGHLDIIARASKLYDVVHVAVMINQSKKGLFTVEERIDLIRRATAEYGNVEVESFHGLLVDFCKQRDIPAIVKGLRAVSDFDYELQMAQMNNGLSGVETLFVPTNPTYSFLSSSLVKEVAAWGGDVSHLVPPFVLDALTERLRQQS, from the coding sequence TTGCGCCGCGCCGTCTGTCCGGGGTCCTTCGACCCCATCACCAACGGGCACCTGGACATCATCGCCCGTGCCTCCAAGCTGTACGACGTCGTCCATGTCGCCGTGATGATCAACCAGTCCAAGAAGGGGCTGTTCACGGTCGAGGAGCGGATCGACCTGATCCGCCGGGCCACCGCCGAGTACGGCAACGTCGAGGTCGAGTCCTTCCACGGCCTGCTGGTCGACTTCTGCAAGCAGCGCGACATCCCCGCCATCGTCAAGGGGCTGCGCGCGGTCAGCGACTTCGACTACGAACTCCAGATGGCCCAGATGAACAACGGCCTCTCCGGGGTGGAGACGCTGTTCGTCCCCACCAACCCCACCTACAGCTTCCTGTCCTCCAGCCTCGTCAAGGAGGTCGCGGCCTGGGGCGGAGACGTCTCCCACCTGGTCCCGCCGTTCGTCCTGGACGCGCTGACCGAGCGGCTCCGCCAGCAGTCGTGA
- the rsmD gene encoding 16S rRNA (guanine(966)-N(2))-methyltransferase RsmD: protein MTRVIAGTAGGRRLAVPPGNGTRPTSDRAREGLFSTWESLDGPLTGARVLDLYGGSGAVGLEALSRGAAHVLLVEADARAVRTIRENVRAVGLPGAEVRVGRAEQTAAAPAPAEPYDIVFLDPPYVVGDDELREILLTLRGQGWLAEEALVTVERSTRGGTFPWPDGFEAIKARRYGEGTLWYGRAASASAESTSTSVS from the coding sequence ATGACCCGCGTGATCGCCGGTACGGCCGGCGGCCGGCGCCTCGCCGTACCCCCGGGGAACGGCACCCGCCCGACCTCCGACCGGGCGCGCGAGGGCCTGTTCTCCACGTGGGAGTCGCTCGACGGGCCGCTGACCGGTGCCCGGGTGCTCGATCTGTACGGCGGTTCCGGCGCGGTCGGCCTGGAGGCGCTCTCCCGCGGCGCCGCGCACGTCCTGCTGGTCGAGGCCGACGCCCGCGCCGTCCGCACCATCCGGGAGAACGTCCGGGCGGTCGGCCTGCCCGGTGCCGAGGTCCGCGTCGGCCGGGCCGAGCAGACCGCCGCCGCCCCGGCCCCGGCCGAGCCGTACGACATCGTCTTCCTGGACCCGCCGTACGTGGTCGGCGACGACGAACTCCGCGAGATTCTGCTCACACTCCGTGGTCAGGGGTGGCTTGCCGAGGAGGCACTCGTCACCGTGGAACGGAGTACCCGAGGCGGCACGTTCCCCTGGCCGGACGGTTTCGAAGCGATCAAGGCCCGTCGCTACGGCGAGGGGACGCTTTGGTACGGTCGCGCCGCTTCGGCGTCCGCCGAATCGACGTCAACAAGCGTGTCATGA